Proteins encoded within one genomic window of Ranitomeya variabilis isolate aRanVar5 chromosome 4, aRanVar5.hap1, whole genome shotgun sequence:
- the LOC143766104 gene encoding urotensin-2 receptor-like yields the protein MEPNSSGPGNFSNLDLRGYSMEELIITATFGTILSLMYVAGMAGNVYTLVVMCHSMRYAASMYISIINLALADLLYLSSIPFIVCTSFVKDWYFGDIGCRILLSLDLFTMHASIFTLTVMCTERYMAVTKPLDTVRRSKGYRKSMAIAVWVLSFLLTLPMMIMMTLREVEGKGVKRMCAPTWSEDAYRTYLTVLFSTSIMAPGMIIGYLYTRLARTYLESQRNPINKKENKRSPKQKVLIMIFSIVLVFWACFLPFWIWQLIRLYDMSPPLSSQTQKCINYLVTCLTYSNSCINPFLYTLLTKNYREYLKNRHKKFYRFTSSFKKRGSHLHCSSWGRSMSSSNHYDYVSESMGMTFVRDIK from the coding sequence ATGGAGCCCAACTCCTCCGGCCCGGGGAACTTTTCCAACCTGGACCTTCGGGGGTACAGCATGGAGGAATTAATTATCACAGCAACATTTGGTACCATCCTATCTCTGATGTATGTGGCTGGAATGGCGGGCAATGTGTATACCTTGGTGGTCATGTGCCACTCCATGAGATATGCTGCATCTATGTACATATCCATCATCAACCTGGCCCTGGCGGACCTCCTCTACCTGTCCAGCATCCCATTTATCGTGTGCACCTCTTTCGTCAAAGACTGGTACTTTGGGGACATCGGATGCCGGATTTTGCTCAGTTTGGACCTCTTTACAATGCACGCCAGCATATTCACCCTCACTGTCATGTGTACCGAGAGGTACATGGCGGTCACCAAACCTCTGGACACGGTCAGAAGGTCCAAGGGCTATCGAAAGTCCATGGCCATTGCCGTATGGGTGCTATCTTTTCTTCTCACCTTGCCAATGATGATCATGATGACCCTAAGAGAAGTAGAGGGGAAGGGGGTGAAAAGGATGTGTGCCCCAACGTGGAGTGAGGATGCCTACAGGACGTACTTGACGGTACTCTTCAGCACCAGCATCATGGCACCAGGTATGATCATTGGCTACCTGTACACCAGGTTAGCCAGGACTTATCTGGAATCTCAGAGGAATCCCATCAATAAGAAGGAGAACAAGAGGTCCCCGAAGCAGAAGGTGCTAATTATGATCTTCAGCATTGTCCTGGTCTTCTGGGCTTGCTTCTTGCCTTTCTGGATCTGGCAGCTAATCCGACTATATGACATGTCCCCTCCACTCTCCTCCCAAACCCAAAAGTGCATTAACTACCTGGTAACCTGCTTGACCTACAGCAACAGCTGCATTAACCCTTTCTTGTACACCCTGCTCACCAAGAACTACAGGGAATATTTGAAAAACCGTCACAAGAAGTTTTACAGGTTCACCTCCTCCTTTAAGAAAAGAGGCTCCCACCTGCATTGCTCTTCCTGGGGTCGCTCAATGTCCTCCAGCAATCATTATGACTATGTGTCTGAGTCTATGGGCATGACATTTGTCAGGGACATCAAGTGA